In the genome of Oenanthe melanoleuca isolate GR-GAL-2019-014 chromosome 21, OMel1.0, whole genome shotgun sequence, one region contains:
- the VAMP3 gene encoding vesicle-associated membrane protein 3, with protein MSANVSGSSNMAAGNRRLQQTQHQVDEVVDIMRVNVDKVLERDQKLSELDDRADALQAGASQFETSAAKLKRKYWWKNCKMWAILIAVVVIIIIIIIVWSVSS; from the exons AT GTCAGCCAATGTCTCTGGAAGCTCAAATATGGCTGCAGGCAATCGCCGGCTTCAGCAAACTCAACACCAAGTAGATGAG GTTGTTGACATCATGAGAGTGAATGTGGACAAGGTATTGGAGCGAGATCAGAAGCTGTCAGAGCTGGATGACCGTGCTGATGCCCTGCAAGCAGGGGCTTCCCAGTTTGAGACCAGCGCGGCCAAGCTGAAAAGGAAGTATTGGTGGAAGAACTGCAAG ATGTGGGCAATATTGATAGCTGTTGTtgtcattatcatcatcatcattattg TGTGGAGTGTGTCTTCATGA